From Planococcus halocryophilus, the proteins below share one genomic window:
- a CDS encoding carbamoylphosphate synthase, with the protein METKHPFLPIIVGTDMNAYNMAISFHEAYGIKPILVGKEPLSFTSLSTITETIELRSGLADDAQFANILMDIADKYRAPGKTLLLIGTNDLYVRLIIENAKVLREHYVFNYINEDLMNQLQVKANFYELCKVHGIDTPTTFFYDCNSKEPFEEEMMFPVIIKPSNGIEYSRNKFDGQQKVYKVESPKELHEVIQQIKAGGYRDELIIQDYIPGDDTFMWDSVIYANSKGKTQLVTFAQVVLQEHTVTAIGNYTALITRFDKDMMVKLQNFLEAVGYQGFANFDLKYDARDKKFKVFEVNIRQGRSSYYVTALGHNMAEYFVDDLIYQIEKPVTYLNEDFLFTVVPKAVLRNFVHNKAVLKDIKRLIKKGQYGNPLFYKKDKHLKRKLYLLARQFNYYKKYKNNQW; encoded by the coding sequence ATGGAAACTAAACACCCATTTTTACCGATTATTGTTGGCACAGATATGAATGCATACAACATGGCCATTTCATTTCACGAAGCATATGGCATTAAGCCGATTTTAGTCGGAAAAGAACCTTTATCATTTACTTCATTGAGCACCATTACCGAAACGATTGAATTGCGTTCAGGTCTGGCTGACGATGCTCAATTTGCGAATATCTTAATGGATATAGCAGATAAATACAGAGCTCCTGGAAAAACACTTTTACTCATTGGGACGAATGATCTTTATGTTCGCTTAATTATTGAAAATGCAAAAGTTTTACGTGAGCATTATGTGTTTAATTATATTAACGAAGATTTGATGAATCAGCTACAAGTCAAAGCTAATTTTTATGAGCTTTGTAAAGTTCATGGCATTGATACACCGACAACCTTCTTTTATGACTGCAATTCAAAAGAGCCATTTGAAGAAGAAATGATGTTCCCAGTGATCATTAAACCGAGTAATGGCATTGAGTACAGCAGAAACAAATTTGATGGCCAACAAAAAGTGTATAAAGTTGAAAGTCCGAAAGAATTGCATGAAGTAATTCAACAAATCAAAGCAGGTGGCTACCGCGATGAATTGATCATCCAAGATTATATTCCTGGAGACGATACATTTATGTGGGATTCAGTTATCTATGCGAACTCTAAAGGGAAAACGCAATTAGTGACTTTTGCCCAAGTTGTTTTGCAAGAGCATACAGTGACGGCAATCGGAAATTATACGGCATTGATTACACGCTTTGATAAAGACATGATGGTCAAATTGCAAAACTTCCTTGAAGCTGTTGGTTATCAAGGATTCGCAAACTTCGATTTGAAATACGATGCACGAGATAAAAAGTTCAAAGTATTTGAAGTGAACATTCGTCAAGGTCGTTCAAGTTATTACGTAACGGCTCTTGGTCACAACATGGCGGAGTATTTTGTGGATGATTTAATCTATCAAATAGAAAAGCCTGTGACATATTTGAATGAGGACTTTTTGTTCACTGTCGTTCCAAAAGCTGTTTTGCGCAATTTTGTTCATAATAAAGCCGTGCTCAAAGACATTAAACGTCTTATTAAAAAAGGTCAATATGGCAATCCACTATTTTATAAAAAAGATAAGCATTTAAAACGCAAACTATATTTATTGGCGCGCCAATTTAACTATTATAAGAAGTATAAAAACAATCAATGGTGA
- the pnpS gene encoding two-component system histidine kinase PnpS encodes MNFLRHRLLTTLLVWIGMMLAGLFIVMLQLLPIYEDAEDKSDIWMLLFFSLVVALVLSAIVGSRVIGVAIKPIENATETAMELVKGNYVARASESNASNSIELSRTINVLARNLQEITAVRVMEQERLKTLIENMGSALIMIDKQGAVSLVNKPFLEEFELTPSVVMGKFYKEIQVPIEVENFIESVFMTETHSRVQIEFLSGLKLKNFNVYGAPVIGEHERWLGIVIVFQDITELKRLEQIRKDFVANVSHELRTPVTSIKGFSETLLDGAYKDTETLLSFLEIVHTESNRLEMLINDLLDLSKVEQSGFRVNAQPMNMEAVIKRAREMIQPKIDEKSIHLKLEIQPINVLGDANRLIQVMMNLLINAVTYSSNHTEITIRLFRKDNRAIIQVEDQGIGIESSEIERLFERFYRVDRARSRNSGGTGLGLSIVKHLIEAHHGQVEVDSTVGVGTTFTIYLPLAI; translated from the coding sequence ATGAACTTTTTACGCCATCGCTTGCTGACCACATTATTAGTATGGATAGGTATGATGTTAGCCGGCTTGTTTATCGTCATGTTGCAGTTATTGCCGATATACGAAGATGCTGAGGATAAATCTGATATATGGATGCTTTTGTTTTTTTCACTTGTTGTCGCTTTAGTATTATCTGCGATTGTCGGTAGCCGAGTTATAGGGGTTGCGATTAAGCCAATTGAAAATGCTACAGAAACCGCGATGGAGCTTGTTAAAGGTAATTATGTAGCACGCGCATCCGAATCGAATGCCTCCAATAGTATTGAATTGAGCCGGACGATTAATGTTTTGGCGCGGAATTTGCAAGAAATCACAGCAGTTCGCGTCATGGAACAAGAGCGGTTAAAGACACTCATTGAGAACATGGGCAGTGCGCTGATTATGATTGACAAACAAGGAGCCGTCTCTCTTGTTAACAAGCCTTTCTTAGAAGAGTTTGAACTAACTCCTAGTGTTGTTATGGGGAAATTTTACAAAGAAATCCAAGTTCCTATAGAAGTCGAAAATTTCATTGAAAGTGTATTTATGACGGAAACGCATTCGCGTGTACAAATTGAGTTTTTATCAGGATTAAAACTCAAAAACTTTAATGTATACGGAGCACCGGTAATTGGGGAACATGAGCGCTGGTTAGGCATTGTCATTGTTTTTCAAGATATTACCGAATTAAAGAGATTGGAGCAAATCCGAAAAGATTTTGTTGCCAATGTATCTCACGAACTTCGTACTCCGGTAACTTCTATTAAAGGATTTTCAGAAACCTTGTTAGATGGCGCTTATAAAGACACGGAAACTTTATTGTCATTTTTGGAAATCGTTCATACTGAGAGCAATCGATTAGAGATGCTCATTAATGATTTGCTTGATTTATCGAAGGTTGAACAAAGCGGTTTTAGAGTAAATGCGCAACCTATGAATATGGAAGCCGTTATTAAACGTGCTAGAGAAATGATTCAACCGAAAATAGACGAAAAATCGATTCACTTAAAACTGGAGATTCAACCTATAAACGTTTTAGGGGATGCAAACCGTTTAATACAAGTGATGATGAATCTGCTGATCAATGCTGTTACATATTCAAGCAACCATACTGAAATTACTATCCGGCTCTTTAGGAAAGATAATCGAGCCATTATACAAGTAGAAGACCAAGGAATCGGCATCGAAAGCTCAGAGATTGAACGGTTATTTGAACGTTTTTACCGAGTCGATCGAGCGCGTAGTCGCAATTCAGGCGGCACCGGACTTGGACTATCTATTGTTAAACACTTAATCGAGGCGCATCATGGACAAGTGGAAGTCGACAGTACAGTCGGAGTTGGGACCACTTTTACGATCTATTTGCCTTTGGCTATTTAA
- the hflK gene encoding FtsH protease activity modulator HflK: MTTKKLLAVIGLSITGILLLTAVFTSWYTVDESEQAVIITFGVANETITEAGLHFKMPWPIQKAEILSKETYSLQFGYNQNAEGEIVAFDKETKMITGDENIVLTDLVVQWKITDPKKYLFNAEAPQDILHDATSASIRSIIGNSLIDDALTSGKAEIEAETRDLLASLIEKYDIGITVLAVKLQDVELPNEEVRAAFTNVTDARETMNTKINEAKKYENQKRNEALGEKAAINSRAEGQKVTRVQQATGDVALFDKLYKEYESNPEVTKQRIIMETLETVLPNAKLYIMNDEGGTMKYLPLEGLQTTIPPATESSEGSGN; the protein is encoded by the coding sequence ATGACAACAAAAAAATTGCTGGCAGTAATTGGTTTATCTATTACGGGAATATTGCTGCTCACTGCAGTTTTTACTTCTTGGTATACAGTAGATGAATCTGAACAAGCGGTTATTATAACGTTTGGTGTAGCTAATGAAACGATTACTGAAGCTGGGTTACATTTTAAGATGCCTTGGCCAATTCAAAAAGCAGAAATTTTATCAAAAGAAACCTATAGTCTTCAATTCGGCTATAACCAAAATGCAGAAGGCGAAATTGTCGCATTCGACAAAGAAACAAAAATGATTACCGGAGACGAAAACATCGTTTTGACGGATCTCGTCGTTCAATGGAAAATCACTGATCCCAAAAAATACTTATTTAATGCAGAGGCACCGCAAGATATTTTACACGATGCCACTTCAGCTTCGATTCGCTCGATTATCGGCAATTCATTGATTGATGATGCATTAACGTCTGGTAAAGCAGAAATTGAAGCTGAAACACGTGACTTGCTAGCTTCATTAATTGAAAAATACGATATTGGGATTACGGTTTTAGCTGTAAAACTGCAAGACGTTGAGCTGCCGAACGAAGAAGTACGTGCGGCATTTACGAACGTCACAGATGCTCGTGAAACGATGAACACAAAAATTAACGAAGCCAAAAAATACGAAAACCAAAAACGCAACGAAGCGTTAGGTGAAAAAGCAGCTATCAATTCCCGAGCTGAAGGACAGAAAGTGACACGGGTTCAACAGGCAACGGGGGATGTCGCGCTATTTGATAAACTGTACAAAGAATATGAAAGCAACCCGGAAGTTACAAAACAGCGAATTATTATGGAAACCTTAGAAACGGTGTTACCAAATGCCAAATTATATATTATGAACGATGAAGGTGGCACGATGAAATATTTACCATTAGAAGGCTTGCAAACAACGATTCCACCAGCAACTGAGAGCTCAGAAGGGAGTGGCAACTAA
- the hflC gene encoding protease modulator HflC — translation MEPNKPLGEVKKFNPYQRPKKTREPRDPIDFKKYWKLIVGLVVTFVLLLILLTNVYVVKESEYRVVRQFGEVVKIQEEPGLQMKIPFIQSVTTLPKYQMTYDVSEAEINTKDKKRIIIDNYAVWHVVNPLELISNAGTIVNAESRMEEFIYSVVRTELGQLNYDEIINDENSSRGSINDAVTAKVNELLDKDKYGIQVMDVRIKRTDLPEENEQSVYTRMISERESTAQEYLSQGDAKKREMEAQADREAQEVIATARKEAALIQAEGESQAAKIYNESFSKDPEFYELYRSLESYKKTIGDDTVIILPSDSPYADILSGNFN, via the coding sequence ATGGAACCCAACAAACCTTTAGGTGAAGTGAAAAAATTCAACCCTTACCAACGACCAAAAAAGACTAGAGAACCGAGAGATCCAATTGATTTTAAAAAATATTGGAAATTGATTGTTGGTTTAGTTGTCACATTTGTTCTTTTGCTAATCTTGCTGACAAATGTTTATGTTGTGAAAGAAAGCGAGTACCGGGTGGTTCGTCAATTTGGTGAAGTGGTGAAAATTCAAGAAGAGCCAGGCCTTCAAATGAAAATCCCGTTTATTCAAAGCGTTACAACATTACCAAAATATCAAATGACATATGATGTGTCTGAAGCCGAAATCAATACAAAAGATAAAAAACGGATCATTATTGATAATTATGCCGTTTGGCATGTCGTCAATCCCCTTGAATTGATTTCAAATGCCGGAACAATCGTCAATGCAGAATCTCGAATGGAAGAATTTATCTATTCGGTTGTCCGGACAGAACTTGGGCAATTAAATTACGATGAAATCATCAACGATGAAAATTCATCTAGAGGTAGCATAAATGATGCAGTAACAGCGAAAGTGAACGAGCTGCTCGACAAAGATAAATACGGAATTCAAGTTATGGATGTTCGCATTAAACGAACGGATTTACCAGAGGAAAACGAACAGTCTGTATATACACGAATGATTTCAGAACGTGAGTCTACGGCTCAAGAATATCTGTCTCAAGGAGACGCGAAAAAACGTGAAATGGAAGCACAAGCAGACCGAGAAGCGCAAGAAGTCATTGCGACTGCTCGTAAAGAAGCTGCATTGATCCAAGCAGAAGGCGAATCCCAAGCTGCTAAAATTTACAACGAATCATTTTCAAAAGACCCAGAGTTTTACGAATTATACCGTTCGCTAGAATCTTATAAGAAAACAATTGGTGATGACACGGTCATTATTTTGCCATCAGATTCACCTTATGCAGATATCTTGTCAGGTAATTTCAATTAG